In Pseudothermotoga hypogea DSM 11164 = NBRC 106472, the following are encoded in one genomic region:
- a CDS encoding CBS domain-containing protein, whose translation MNTDFPLISVRSTVQEALSQMRKYKTDYCVTVDEEGKFTGFVYKNNIANAELESKVEDYVVFPDFFTHEDSYIEEAALTFRESQERCLAVVDFDMKVTGVITLTEVLEAFVAITAMDEPGVRVLLELEDRPGELKKVFDVFALNSINVLAVNTVKRDGSRSVSVKLDAHEPKQIERLLKEHGIQFLKIAKEEGF comes from the coding sequence ATGAACACAGATTTTCCTCTGATTAGCGTTAGATCAACCGTTCAGGAGGCACTCAGTCAGATGAGAAAGTACAAAACGGACTACTGCGTCACCGTGGACGAAGAAGGAAAGTTCACCGGCTTCGTCTACAAGAACAACATCGCCAACGCTGAGCTCGAATCAAAAGTTGAAGACTACGTCGTGTTCCCGGACTTCTTCACACACGAAGACAGCTACATCGAAGAAGCCGCCCTGACTTTCAGGGAATCACAGGAACGTTGCCTTGCGGTTGTGGATTTTGATATGAAGGTCACGGGTGTGATCACGTTGACCGAAGTGCTGGAAGCGTTCGTGGCGATCACTGCCATGGACGAGCCCGGCGTTCGTGTCCTGCTCGAGTTGGAAGACAGGCCTGGCGAGCTCAAAAAAGTGTTTGACGTTTTCGCGCTGAACAGCATAAACGTGCTCGCTGTGAACACGGTTAAACGTGACGGTTCCCGAAGCGTGTCCGTAAAGCTCGACGCTCACGAACCAAAGCAGATAGAAAGATTGCTGAAAGAACATGGCATCCAGTTCTTGAAAATCGCAAAGGAGGAAGGATTCTGA
- the minD gene encoding septum site-determining protein MinD, producing the protein MAKVIVVTSGKGGVGKTTVTANLGCTLAKLGDKVCVIDADIGLKNLDVVLGLENRVVHTLLDVVNGKVSAQEALVKHKQQRNLYLLATSQVATKEMVSPEDMRAVVKALHPLFDYIIIDSPAGIERGFRNAVAPAELALIVTTPELPALSDADRVVGLLENLGFDEKAMKVVLNRFKPKMVRAGEMLTEQDVASTLALEIVGVIPDCEDVIIATNKGIPVVLNGDLGVARVFENVARRLKGETIPLDQDLAQVQEKGFLTFLRNLFGRKRS; encoded by the coding sequence GTGGCCAAAGTCATCGTTGTTACGTCTGGAAAAGGCGGGGTTGGCAAAACAACAGTTACGGCCAACCTTGGTTGTACGCTCGCCAAGCTCGGTGACAAAGTGTGCGTGATTGATGCGGACATAGGGCTGAAGAACCTGGACGTGGTGCTTGGTCTGGAAAACAGAGTTGTGCACACGCTGCTCGATGTGGTGAACGGTAAGGTCAGTGCTCAGGAAGCTTTGGTGAAGCACAAGCAGCAACGTAACCTCTATCTGCTGGCGACTTCGCAGGTTGCAACCAAGGAAATGGTTTCACCCGAGGATATGAGGGCCGTCGTGAAAGCGTTGCACCCGCTTTTCGACTACATCATCATAGATTCCCCGGCGGGGATAGAGAGGGGGTTCAGAAACGCCGTCGCACCGGCCGAACTGGCACTGATAGTCACCACGCCGGAACTGCCGGCTCTCTCAGATGCGGACAGGGTCGTTGGTCTGCTGGAGAATCTCGGCTTCGACGAGAAGGCGATGAAGGTGGTGCTGAACAGGTTCAAACCAAAGATGGTGAGGGCTGGAGAGATGCTCACCGAGCAGGACGTTGCATCGACACTCGCTTTGGAGATCGTCGGCGTTATTCCGGACTGCGAAGACGTAATCATTGCCACAAACAAAGGTATACCCGTTGTGCTGAATGGGGATCTTGGTGTGGCAAGAGTCTTCGAGAACGTTGCGAGACGACTCAAGGGGGAAACCATACCGCTTGATCAGGATCTGGCGCAGGTTCAGGAAAAAGGTTTCTTGACTTTCCTCAGAAATCTTTTCGGCAGGAAGAGGAGCTGA
- a CDS encoding secondary thiamine-phosphate synthase enzyme YjbQ: protein MKSFSLRTKQRIEMIDVTDQVQQIVRESGVKSGVCFVFVPHTTAAITINEGADSSVRLDIIEKLSELVPFRANYHHLEGNSDAHIKASLIGPSVTILIENGKLALGTWQRVFFCEFDGPRARQVFVQIVEAKS, encoded by the coding sequence ATGAAGAGCTTCTCCTTGAGAACGAAACAACGGATCGAGATGATCGATGTCACCGATCAGGTTCAACAGATTGTGAGAGAATCGGGCGTCAAAAGCGGTGTTTGTTTCGTGTTCGTGCCACACACCACGGCCGCCATCACGATCAACGAAGGTGCTGACAGTTCCGTTCGGTTGGACATCATCGAAAAACTTTCCGAGCTCGTCCCCTTCAGGGCAAACTATCACCATTTGGAAGGCAACAGCGACGCTCACATCAAAGCCAGCTTGATAGGCCCTTCGGTGACGATCCTCATAGAGAACGGAAAACTCGCCCTTGGAACCTGGCAACGCGTCTTCTTTTGTGAATTCGACGGTCCAAGGGCGAGACAAGTGTTCGTTCAGATCGTCGAGGCCAAGTCTTGA
- a CDS encoding type III PLP-dependent enzyme, whose amino-acid sequence MTVNELVRKAAKKLETPFLLIDLDIVEENYRKLANAIPDCRIFYAVKANSHPRIIERLRDLGSSFDVASVGEINKLLSLNVTPDRMIFANPIKREKDIAYAYDIGLNLFAADSPMELEKIAENAPGSQVVIRVAVENRHSDWPLSRKFGADPMTAVQLIEQAARLRLKPVGVSFHVGSQNYDPKSWWNAIESVARVFYWAEKLHGINLNVLDIGGGIPVKHVKPIPTVDEIGNIVEQAINEYLGGVKDLQIFAEPGRSMVGDSAILVTRVLLRCQRGSEEWVYIDAGVFHGLMETIENFRYEIVVEGKEDEQKMPFVLAGPTCDSVDKVYDDAMLPYNITLDDIVYFINAGAYTVEYATNFNGIPGPKVYFVQDLASTI is encoded by the coding sequence ATGACGGTGAACGAGCTCGTCAGGAAAGCTGCAAAAAAACTCGAAACGCCGTTTTTACTGATCGACCTCGATATAGTTGAGGAAAACTACAGAAAACTTGCAAACGCCATCCCAGACTGCAGGATCTTCTACGCAGTGAAGGCCAACAGTCACCCGAGAATCATCGAGAGACTCAGAGATCTTGGAAGCAGTTTCGATGTGGCATCGGTGGGTGAAATCAACAAACTTTTGAGCCTGAATGTTACACCTGACAGGATGATCTTCGCAAACCCCATCAAGCGGGAAAAGGACATCGCCTATGCCTACGACATAGGCTTGAACCTGTTCGCGGCCGATTCACCCATGGAACTGGAAAAGATAGCAGAGAACGCTCCGGGATCTCAGGTGGTCATTCGCGTCGCTGTCGAAAACAGGCACAGCGACTGGCCACTCTCGAGGAAGTTCGGAGCAGATCCCATGACCGCCGTACAGCTCATTGAGCAGGCAGCCAGGTTGAGACTGAAACCAGTCGGTGTGAGCTTCCACGTCGGATCTCAGAACTACGATCCGAAGAGCTGGTGGAACGCGATCGAAAGCGTGGCACGCGTCTTCTACTGGGCCGAGAAACTACACGGGATCAATCTGAACGTCCTCGACATAGGTGGAGGTATACCCGTCAAACACGTCAAACCCATACCGACCGTGGATGAAATCGGAAACATCGTTGAGCAGGCGATCAACGAGTATCTCGGTGGAGTGAAGGACCTGCAGATCTTCGCCGAGCCGGGGCGTTCGATGGTTGGAGATTCGGCGATACTGGTCACAAGAGTCTTGCTGAGGTGCCAGCGCGGAAGTGAGGAGTGGGTTTACATCGATGCTGGAGTCTTTCACGGTCTGATGGAAACCATCGAGAATTTCCGTTATGAGATCGTTGTGGAAGGAAAAGAGGACGAGCAAAAGATGCCTTTCGTGCTGGCCGGCCCGACGTGTGACAGCGTCGATAAAGTATATGACGATGCGATGCTCCCTTACAACATCACCTTAGATGATATCGTGTACTTCATAAACGCAGGAGCCTACACCGTCGAGTACGCCACGAACTTCAACGGAATTCCTGGACCAAAAGTTTACTTCGTTCAAGACTTGGCCTCGACGATCTGA
- a CDS encoding GAF domain-containing protein: MRKVVQNIADDFFEILRYDKNRWFEYWKIYRAKNEPLIDEYEKTLNLSEEWIVTLLKNMERRNLDRLMQYWHSISHEQKYHCSKLITAKHELFELSREEFVIVLTGLLGVKDWVAVKGKREWVIMIDLLSLWNNKKLDELAYVAYQAALGFKRGERYGDYVPKEELFARLWNRIEEALAHEELEKTMEQVCRILYENVPHYNWVGFYLTDPSKRDELVLGPFVGEPTEHVRIPFGRGICGQAAERRVTFVVQDVSKETNYLSCSPKVESEIVVPIVVNGEVLGELDIDSHVLNSFDENDRNFLERICEKISQKVRMKG; encoded by the coding sequence GTGAGAAAAGTCGTTCAAAACATTGCGGACGATTTTTTCGAGATCTTGCGCTACGACAAGAACAGATGGTTCGAATATTGGAAGATCTACAGAGCAAAGAACGAACCACTGATAGACGAGTATGAAAAGACGTTGAACTTATCTGAGGAATGGATCGTCACATTGTTGAAGAACATGGAGCGTCGAAACCTCGACAGACTCATGCAGTACTGGCACTCGATCTCGCACGAACAGAAGTACCACTGTTCGAAATTGATCACCGCAAAGCACGAGCTGTTCGAGCTCAGCCGCGAGGAGTTCGTGATCGTGCTGACCGGCCTGCTTGGCGTCAAGGACTGGGTCGCGGTAAAGGGTAAACGCGAATGGGTGATAATGATAGACCTTTTGAGCCTCTGGAACAACAAGAAGCTGGACGAACTTGCTTATGTTGCCTATCAGGCCGCGCTTGGCTTTAAGAGAGGCGAAAGGTACGGTGACTACGTTCCGAAAGAGGAGCTTTTTGCAAGACTCTGGAACAGGATCGAGGAAGCACTCGCACACGAAGAACTCGAAAAAACGATGGAGCAGGTATGCAGAATCCTCTATGAGAACGTACCCCATTACAACTGGGTTGGCTTCTATCTCACCGATCCTTCGAAACGCGACGAACTCGTGCTGGGACCGTTCGTTGGGGAGCCAACAGAACATGTGAGAATTCCTTTCGGAAGAGGCATATGCGGTCAGGCGGCCGAACGCAGAGTGACGTTCGTGGTCCAGGACGTGTCGAAAGAAACGAACTATCTTTCATGTAGTCCGAAGGTCGAATCGGAAATCGTGGTGCCGATCGTTGTCAACGGAGAGGTCCTCGGTGAGCTCGATATTGACAGCCACGTGTTGAACAGTTTTGATGAGAACGACAGGAATTTTCTTGAAAGAATCTGTGAAAAGATCTCACAAAAAGTGAGGATGAAAGGATGA
- a CDS encoding RrF2 family transcriptional regulator has product MGITVKSEYAFKILLSIGGCGELTSLTKVSQGANVPKEFAEKIVLQLRKAGIVKARRGRKGGYELAKDPSQITAYDIVTAVDELDKIVKCDPDICNCDDRESCVIKNMIWDRLMSCIKETLMSVTLRDLLAACGREDT; this is encoded by the coding sequence TTGGGCATCACCGTTAAGAGTGAGTACGCTTTCAAGATACTTCTTTCGATCGGCGGATGTGGGGAACTGACCTCTCTCACGAAAGTTTCCCAAGGTGCGAACGTGCCGAAAGAGTTCGCTGAAAAGATCGTGCTGCAACTGCGAAAAGCCGGTATCGTGAAGGCGAGACGTGGAAGAAAAGGAGGCTACGAACTCGCCAAGGATCCGTCTCAGATCACCGCGTACGATATCGTGACGGCGGTGGATGAGTTGGACAAGATCGTGAAGTGCGATCCAGATATCTGTAACTGTGACGATAGGGAAAGCTGCGTGATCAAGAACATGATCTGGGACAGATTGATGAGCTGCATTAAAGAAACACTCATGAGTGTTACGCTCCGTGATCTGCTCGCTGCCTGCGGGAGGGAGGACACGTGA
- a CDS encoding peptidoglycan DD-metalloendopeptidase family protein: MKTLRWLLILSIAMLPFACSQYNQDILAQINRKLDDFEYRLAALERSVYSNQKAVESLQSDVKKISDELTTAKRLISEQRSIPTVSQDDVNQILARITSLEMRFNQLSVALNVSDIRQLIYKISDLETAQKQQQIAYERFVRSTEELLSQVNAEETAKRLSSLENNLTSISNQIGELIELSSRLNALEKAFDTLSTTPQATIVNVSAIERELFQVRSRMQEIEINLKREMERKFEEFSSKQIVASPADLQTYIANTTALVRQLSLELETLRGTVREYDRERFLRLDQEYITYVVKPNDTLSSIMRAYGLGQDKLRLIMELNNIQDPNKLLVGQRIKIPIMDRSSLFAYPLEKPLSLEDVVSTFGRPASGGVTTGITISLQSGSRVFSILPGRIVSILQDEKGYHVRIDHGNGVLAVYGNLSTLNVTANSWVSRGQVIGMVNNLFHFEIWIDGEPKDPLRILLKYVGRFEATFYSEWDDGKLPEHPTFRITALGTIPKEWRTLAADPSVIPLGSIVYIPQFADKPNFGLFVVEDTGLLIKGNIVDVYVNNPKQALQNMREEVDVYLVTSKMR, translated from the coding sequence ATGAAAACTCTAAGATGGCTCTTGATCCTATCGATAGCGATGCTACCTTTTGCCTGTTCGCAGTACAATCAAGATATCCTGGCACAGATCAACAGAAAACTCGACGATTTCGAATACAGACTCGCGGCACTCGAGAGGAGCGTTTATTCGAACCAGAAAGCGGTCGAGAGTCTTCAGAGCGATGTGAAGAAGATCTCCGACGAATTGACAACTGCAAAAAGATTGATCAGTGAACAGAGGAGCATACCAACAGTCTCGCAGGACGATGTGAACCAGATCCTGGCGCGTATCACTTCCCTCGAGATGCGTTTCAACCAGCTGTCCGTGGCACTGAACGTTTCCGACATACGCCAGCTCATTTACAAGATCTCGGACTTAGAAACGGCACAAAAACAACAGCAAATCGCTTACGAAAGGTTCGTCAGAAGTACCGAGGAACTTCTGTCGCAAGTCAACGCGGAGGAAACGGCTAAAAGATTGAGCAGCTTGGAGAACAATCTAACCTCGATTTCGAACCAGATAGGCGAACTGATCGAACTTTCATCGAGGTTGAATGCCCTCGAGAAGGCCTTCGACACGCTGTCAACGACTCCGCAGGCGACCATCGTGAACGTATCAGCGATCGAGCGAGAGCTCTTCCAGGTGAGATCGAGAATGCAGGAAATCGAGATCAACTTGAAGCGCGAGATGGAGAGAAAATTCGAAGAGTTTTCCTCAAAGCAGATCGTTGCAAGCCCCGCGGACCTTCAGACCTACATCGCCAACACGACCGCACTGGTCAGACAGCTCAGCCTGGAGCTGGAGACGTTGCGCGGTACTGTGAGGGAATACGATAGAGAAAGGTTTCTGAGACTCGATCAGGAGTACATAACCTACGTGGTGAAACCCAACGACACGCTCTCGAGCATCATGCGCGCTTATGGCCTTGGACAGGACAAGCTCAGACTCATCATGGAACTGAACAATATACAGGATCCCAACAAACTGCTCGTGGGTCAGAGGATAAAGATTCCCATCATGGACAGAAGCTCCCTCTTCGCTTATCCGTTGGAGAAGCCTCTGAGTTTGGAGGATGTGGTCTCGACGTTCGGTCGGCCTGCAAGCGGTGGCGTCACAACGGGTATAACAATCAGCCTGCAGAGTGGTTCTCGCGTGTTCTCTATTCTGCCCGGGAGAATCGTGAGCATCCTTCAGGATGAGAAGGGCTATCATGTGCGCATCGACCATGGAAACGGTGTACTCGCGGTGTACGGAAACCTCTCGACGCTGAACGTGACCGCGAACAGCTGGGTCAGCAGGGGCCAGGTTATAGGAATGGTGAACAATCTGTTCCACTTCGAGATATGGATAGACGGAGAGCCGAAAGATCCTCTGCGCATCCTTCTCAAATACGTCGGCAGGTTTGAAGCCACGTTCTACTCCGAATGGGACGATGGGAAGTTGCCGGAACATCCAACTTTTCGTATCACTGCGCTCGGTACGATCCCGAAAGAGTGGAGGACCTTAGCTGCGGATCCTTCCGTCATTCCCTTAGGTAGTATCGTGTATATACCGCAGTTCGCGGACAAGCCCAATTTCGGTCTCTTCGTGGTCGAGGATACCGGACTTCTCATAAAAGGCAACATCGTCGACGTCTACGTCAACAATCCAAAGCAAGCTTTGCAGAACATGCGTGAGGAAGTTGACGTTTATCTCGTCACGTCGAAGATGAGGTGA
- a CDS encoding DUF2225 domain-containing protein yields MRTFWRKRYVCPVCKSQFEAVRIFSDAIRIKNRESDLKPIYDGVNALMFQLVSCPKCLYTSFEDDFENLTSSQAETIARMHEKLEQIEIDLSESKKVRDAAVQYNIAAVMYVAREKLFRAAESLLKLAWLYRDAGAPDEEKKALERAKELFLKSYTEEDLSEDRQIAALFYLGEIEKRLGNRRESVRWFSEMFRRFSKSDSIYVKQARQEWQEVSLEK; encoded by the coding sequence TTGCGGACCTTTTGGCGTAAAAGATACGTTTGTCCCGTGTGCAAGAGCCAGTTCGAGGCGGTCAGGATCTTCAGTGACGCCATCAGGATCAAGAATCGAGAATCAGACCTGAAGCCCATCTATGATGGTGTGAACGCGCTCATGTTTCAGCTGGTGAGCTGTCCGAAGTGTTTGTACACATCGTTCGAGGACGATTTCGAGAATCTGACATCTTCCCAAGCAGAAACCATCGCCAGGATGCACGAGAAGCTGGAGCAGATCGAAATCGATCTGAGCGAAAGCAAAAAGGTTCGAGACGCCGCCGTTCAGTACAACATCGCCGCCGTGATGTACGTTGCGAGGGAAAAGTTGTTTCGTGCCGCTGAGAGCCTGTTAAAGCTGGCATGGCTCTACAGGGACGCGGGCGCTCCAGACGAGGAGAAGAAGGCCCTGGAACGAGCGAAGGAGCTGTTTTTAAAAAGCTACACCGAAGAAGATCTTTCGGAAGATCGCCAAATCGCTGCGCTCTTTTACCTCGGTGAGATCGAAAAACGCCTTGGGAACAGAAGAGAATCGGTTCGCTGGTTTTCCGAAATGTTCAGGAGGTTCTCAAAGAGCGACTCGATCTATGTGAAGCAAGCCAGACAAGAATGGCAGGAGGTTTCTCTCGAGAAATGA
- the ftsY gene encoding signal recognition particle-docking protein FtsY produces the protein MGFFERLKKGLEKTRKSFFDGIKQLLKVGRIDEEMLQELEELLIAADVGHQTTTWIIEKLKQERPDDPIVSLKKILVELLEADTALNLTGSPSVISVVGVNGSGKTTTVAKLASQFQAMGKSVVMAAADTFRAAAIEQLKVWGERINCTVIAHEEGSDPAAVAYDAVNHAKSKSKDIVIIDTAGRLHTKKNLMEELRKIHRVVAKLVDGAPHEVLLVIDATTGQNGLMQARIFKEMVNVTGIVITKLDGTAKGGIALAIKHELSLPIKFIGVGESVDDLKPFDAKQFVEALLS, from the coding sequence ATGGGATTCTTCGAGAGACTGAAAAAGGGACTCGAAAAAACGAGGAAGTCTTTCTTCGATGGAATAAAGCAACTTCTCAAAGTAGGTAGAATCGACGAAGAGATGCTTCAAGAGCTCGAGGAACTGCTCATCGCCGCCGACGTTGGACACCAAACCACGACATGGATCATAGAAAAGCTCAAGCAAGAAAGACCGGACGATCCGATCGTTTCTCTGAAGAAGATCCTTGTCGAACTGCTGGAAGCCGACACCGCACTGAACTTGACAGGCTCACCGAGCGTGATAAGCGTGGTGGGAGTGAACGGCTCTGGCAAGACCACAACCGTTGCGAAGCTGGCTTCTCAGTTTCAGGCCATGGGCAAGAGCGTTGTGATGGCCGCCGCTGACACGTTCAGGGCCGCCGCGATCGAGCAACTCAAAGTCTGGGGTGAGAGGATCAATTGCACCGTGATCGCACACGAGGAAGGCAGTGATCCAGCTGCGGTCGCTTACGATGCGGTGAACCACGCAAAATCGAAGTCTAAAGACATCGTGATCATAGACACAGCGGGAAGACTGCACACCAAAAAGAATCTCATGGAGGAGCTCAGAAAGATACACAGGGTCGTTGCGAAACTCGTCGACGGTGCTCCACACGAAGTGCTGCTCGTCATAGATGCGACGACGGGTCAGAACGGTCTAATGCAGGCAAGGATCTTCAAAGAGATGGTGAACGTGACTGGTATCGTCATCACGAAGCTCGATGGAACGGCCAAGGGAGGCATCGCGCTGGCCATAAAGCACGAGCTTTCTCTACCGATCAAATTCATCGGTGTCGGTGAGAGCGTGGATGATCTCAAACCTTTCGATGCGAAGCAGTTCGTTGAGGCGTTACTGTCTTGA
- a CDS encoding proline--tRNA ligase → MRFSQLYAPTVKEAPADAEVVSHALLYRAGFIRKAAAGVYTYLPLAKRTLSKIENIVREEMNKIGAQEISMPIIHPAELWQMTGRWDDYGDEMMKLKDRHGRDFALGPTHEEMVTFLVKDEVRSYKQLPLFLYQIGPKYRDEIRPRFGLLRAREFIMKDGYSFHDSEESLDEAYKACSDAYSKIVERINLKYMIVEAASGAIGGSQSHEFVSFAQVGETNLLRCNSCGYSSSDEQAPYRGEYEKIEEDEKLIQLVHTPNVRTVQQVADFLSVEPKRIVKSLLFVGRNGFVMALIQGDRELNVEKLKVFMKDQSLRLATPDEVFETFKVPIGFVGPVGVNVPIVADHGVRHLKNVVVGGMKEDYHYVNANVGRDFNPDHYTDLVLVVENDPCPVCGKPLQAMKGIELGHVFKLGTKYSQSMGAYYMDREGNLKPFIMGCYGWGVSRTMAAVVEQLNDEDGIIWPRSIAPYEVIVTVVSMNDERQKKFAESLYRELNNKGIEALLDDREISPGMKFKDADLIGFPLRITVGKSLQDGFVELKLRNEKNQTRIEADVSKVVQTCVNMLDSYDPQRGR, encoded by the coding sequence GTGAGATTCTCACAACTTTACGCTCCAACGGTCAAAGAAGCTCCCGCAGACGCGGAGGTCGTGAGCCACGCACTCTTGTACAGGGCGGGGTTCATCAGGAAGGCGGCTGCCGGGGTTTATACGTACCTGCCGCTGGCGAAGAGAACACTTTCGAAAATAGAGAACATCGTAAGGGAAGAGATGAACAAGATCGGTGCTCAAGAGATCTCCATGCCCATCATTCACCCTGCGGAGCTGTGGCAGATGACGGGGCGCTGGGATGATTATGGGGATGAGATGATGAAGCTCAAAGACAGGCACGGCAGAGACTTCGCGCTGGGCCCCACACACGAAGAGATGGTCACTTTCCTCGTCAAGGATGAGGTTCGTTCTTACAAACAACTTCCGCTTTTTCTGTACCAAATAGGTCCCAAGTACAGAGACGAGATCAGACCGAGGTTTGGACTACTGCGTGCCAGAGAGTTCATCATGAAGGATGGTTACAGTTTCCACGACAGCGAAGAATCTCTGGATGAAGCATACAAGGCCTGCAGCGATGCCTACAGTAAGATCGTAGAAAGGATCAATCTGAAATACATGATCGTCGAGGCGGCAAGTGGCGCGATCGGTGGAAGTCAATCGCACGAGTTCGTCAGTTTCGCGCAGGTTGGTGAAACGAACCTGCTCAGGTGTAACAGCTGTGGTTATTCCTCCAGTGACGAGCAGGCACCCTACAGAGGCGAGTACGAAAAAATCGAGGAGGACGAAAAGCTAATCCAGCTCGTTCACACGCCGAACGTGCGCACTGTCCAGCAGGTGGCGGACTTTTTGTCCGTCGAGCCGAAGAGGATCGTTAAGTCGCTTTTGTTCGTCGGCAGAAACGGTTTCGTCATGGCGCTGATCCAGGGTGACAGGGAACTGAACGTGGAGAAGTTGAAGGTTTTCATGAAGGACCAGTCTTTGAGGCTTGCCACTCCAGACGAAGTTTTCGAGACCTTCAAAGTGCCCATAGGATTTGTAGGACCGGTGGGCGTGAACGTGCCCATCGTCGCTGACCACGGTGTGAGGCATCTGAAGAACGTGGTCGTTGGTGGCATGAAGGAAGACTACCACTACGTGAACGCCAACGTTGGAAGAGATTTCAATCCAGATCATTACACGGATCTGGTGCTCGTCGTCGAGAACGACCCTTGTCCCGTGTGCGGAAAACCTCTGCAGGCGATGAAGGGCATCGAGCTGGGACACGTCTTCAAGCTCGGTACGAAGTACTCTCAGTCCATGGGTGCGTACTACATGGACAGAGAGGGCAATCTCAAGCCGTTCATAATGGGTTGCTACGGCTGGGGTGTTTCCAGGACAATGGCCGCCGTTGTGGAACAGCTCAACGATGAAGATGGGATCATCTGGCCAAGGTCCATCGCGCCTTATGAGGTCATCGTGACCGTCGTTTCGATGAACGATGAGAGACAAAAGAAGTTCGCCGAGTCTCTGTACAGAGAACTGAACAACAAAGGAATCGAAGCCCTTCTCGACGATCGAGAGATATCGCCGGGCATGAAGTTCAAAGATGCCGACCTGATAGGTTTCCCGCTCAGGATCACCGTTGGAAAGTCTCTGCAGGATGGCTTTGTCGAGTTGAAGCTGAGGAACGAGAAAAATCAAACCAGGATCGAGGCGGACGTCTCAAAAGTCGTCCAGACGTGCGTGAACATGCTCGATTCCTACGATCCGCAGAGAGGTAGATGA
- a CDS encoding FapA family protein has translation MEEQYVETIVRVIMSEDKMTASVMIIPGFKRVMPTVEEIKQALSDAKVVYGIDEGAIEKIVKEQRIFSEIPVAFGKKPILPKDASVEFLFPASGFVLEKPQEGESVDPASLYKIFTCNKGDVLAIKRKAFEGEDRLTVTGELVKVQEPKDVNLASFIGENLRLSPDGMQILANCDGQPY, from the coding sequence TTGGAAGAACAATACGTAGAAACAATCGTACGAGTCATCATGTCCGAAGACAAGATGACCGCAAGTGTCATGATAATTCCTGGATTCAAGAGGGTCATGCCCACGGTTGAAGAGATCAAACAGGCTCTGTCTGATGCGAAGGTCGTCTACGGAATAGACGAAGGTGCCATCGAGAAAATTGTGAAGGAACAGAGGATCTTTTCCGAGATACCAGTTGCCTTTGGGAAGAAACCGATTCTACCCAAAGACGCATCCGTCGAATTTCTCTTCCCAGCCAGCGGTTTCGTTCTGGAAAAACCTCAGGAAGGCGAGTCGGTGGATCCCGCATCGCTCTACAAGATATTCACGTGTAACAAGGGCGATGTACTTGCGATCAAGAGGAAAGCTTTCGAAGGTGAAGATCGTTTAACAGTGACCGGTGAACTCGTCAAGGTTCAAGAACCAAAAGACGTTAACCTGGCGAGTTTCATAGGAGAAAACCTTCGCTTGTCACCAGATGGGATGCAGATCCTTGCCAACTGCGATGGTCAACCGTACTGA